In one window of Macadamia integrifolia cultivar HAES 741 chromosome 2, SCU_Mint_v3, whole genome shotgun sequence DNA:
- the LOC122088921 gene encoding pentatricopeptide repeat-containing protein At1g62260, mitochondrial-like — translation MVHWNIIHRLIPFGPGCLRFYYLSSAPETHHSQAHYFCRWNKNVSHLIRIGRLEEAKRVFDIMGHQNSVTWNSMISGYVQRGEIAKAWKLFDEMPCSDIVSWNLMISGYISGGSGRLIKEAQSLFNRMPERDPVSWNTMISGHARNGMMEDALDLFHRMPEQNVISWNAMITGFLQNGDVSRAIDFFERMPRRDSASFSALVSGLIRNGELDEAARILLKTREITGGSEDLVHAYNTLIAGYGQSRRLEEAQHLFDQMPSYHGQNKINGRFERNVVSWNTMIMCYVKAGDLVSAQRVFDKMDERDAFSWNTMISGYVHASDMEEASNIFGKMPVPDTRSWNLMISGYAQKGDLELARDFFDRMPQKSLVSWNSMIAGYEQNGNHDEAIVLFSKMVTEREMPDRHTLSSVLSACTGLTALYQGMLIHQWATKTVVADTPISNALVTMYSRCGAITEAQTIFNDMKLQRDVVSWNAMIGGYAYHGCAGEALVLFEEMKRMKVQPTHITFISVLNACAHAGLVDEGRRHFNSMISDFGIEPRVEHFASLVDVVGRHGQLEEAMDLINNMQVKPEKAVWGALLGACRVHNNVELAEVAAEALMKLEPESSALYVLLYNMHADAGRWDDATDVRMVMERNGIQKQTAYSWIELHNEVHMFVAADRKHPLSDEIHALIESCNRIIRDHGLDIQ, via the coding sequence ATGGTCCACTGGAACATCATCCATCGTCTAATCCCCTTTGGTCCCGGATGCTTGCGTTTCTATTATCTCTCATCAGCTCCAGAAACCCATCATTCCCAAGCTCATTATTTTTGCCGATGGAACAAGAACGTCTCCCATTTAATTCGAATCGGTCGGCTGGAGGAAGCAAAAAGGGTTTTTGATATCATGGGGCATCAGAACTCAGTTACTTGGAATTCCATGATCAGTGGCTATGTGCAGCGCGGAGAGATTGCAAAGGCTTGGAAGCTTTTCGACGAAATGCCATGTAGTGACATAGTATCTTGGAATTTGATGATATCAGGCTACATTTCAGGCGGCAGTGGCAGGCTAATCAAGGAAGCGCAGTCTTTGTTCAATAGAATGCCTGAGAGAGATCCTGTCTCTTGGAACACGATGATTAGTGGGCACGCACGAAATGGGATGATGGAAGATGCATTGGATCTTTTTCATAGAATGCCTGAGCAGAATGTCATCTCATGGAATGCGATGATCACTGGTTTTCTGCAGAATGGTGATGTTTCACGTGCGATCGATTTCTTTGAGAGAATGCCTAGACGTGACTCGGCTTCTTTTAGTGCACTTGTATCGGGTCTTATTCGGAATGGTGAATTGGATGAAGCTGCAAGAATTCTGTTGAAAACACGGGAAATAACTGGTGGCAGTGAGGATTTAGTGCATGCTTATAACACTCTGATTGCTGGGTATGGTCAGAGTAGAAGGCTTGAAGAAGCTCAACACTTGTTTGATCAAATGCCTTCCTATCATGGTCAGAATAAAATCAATGGACGATTCGAGAGAAATGTGGTCTCATGGAACACCATGATCATGTGCTATGTGAAAGCAGGAGATCTTGTTTCAGCCCAGAGGGTCTTTGACAAAATGGATGAACGGGATGCTTTCTCATGGAACACCATGATCAGTGGTTATGTTCATGCATCAGATATGGAAGAGGCCTCcaatatttttggtaaaatgccTGTTCCTGACACTCGGTCATGGAATTTGATGATATCTGGGTATGCCCAGAAAGGTGATTTAGAACTTGCTCGTGATTTTTTTGACAGGATGCCCCAAAAAAGCCTCGTTTCATGGAACTCAATGATAGCAGGGTATGAACAGAATGGCAACCATGATGAAGCAATTGTTCTCTTTTCTAAAATGGTAACTGAAAGGGAGATGCCCGACCGACACACTTTATCCTCAGTTCTCAGTGCTTGTACAGGGCTTACGGCACTGTACCAAGGAATGCTGATCCATCAGTGGGCCACTAAGACTGTAGTTGCAGATACACCCATAAGTAACGCTCTTGTGACTATGTATTCAAGATGTGGAGCAATTACGGAGGCACAAACCATCTTCAACGATATGAAATTGCAGCGAGATGTAGTCTCATGGAATGCAATGATTGGAGGGTATGCATATCATGGTTGTGCAGGAGAAGCTCTTGTGCTATTTGAGGAGATGAAGAGAATGAAAGTGCAACCCACACATATTACATTTATTTCAGTATTGAATGCATGTGCTCATGCAGGGTTAGTGGATGAAGGGCGAAGACATTTTAATTCCATGATTAGTGACTTTGGGATTGAACCAAGAGTTGAACATTTTGCTTCCCTTGTCGATGTGGTGGGTAGGCATGGGCAGCTGGAAGAGGCCATGGATCTGATTAATAATATGCAAGTCAAGCCAGAGAAGGCTGTGTGGGGTGCCTTGCTGGGTGCTTGCAGGGTGCATAACAATGTGGAATTGGCCGAGGTTGCAGCGGAAGCTTTGATGAAGCTTGAGCCTGAAAGTTCAGCCCTATATGTGTTGCTATACAATATGCATGCTGATGCGGGGAGATGGGATGATGCAACAGATGTGAGGATGGTGATGGAACGGAATGGTATCCAGAAACAAACTGCATACAGCTGGATAGAGTTGCACAACGAGGTTCATATGTTTGTTGCAGCAGATAGAAAACATCCCCTTTCTGATGAGATACATGCATTGATCGAGAGTTGTAATCGGATAATCAGAGATCATGGTTTGGATATCCAATAG